Proteins encoded in a region of the Streptomyces sp. NBC_00513 genome:
- a CDS encoding MerR family transcriptional regulator: MEDERPDMLTIGRLAHRTGLPVRTLRFWSDEGAVPPVGRSAGGYRLYDAASVARVELVRTLRELGLGLDDVCRVLSGGITVAEVADAHVAALDAQIRSLKVSRAVLSTVAKRGSTAEETALMNRLARLSAAERKQIIDEFKEEVFGGLDDPGLRDRIGTYSIELPDDPTPEQVDAWIELAELVRDPGFRDRLRTWMEFNTPVPGQGRPPGASIWWARQIVRTVAEVRKGGVAPEEPAAAELLSELFGDADRAAVLRSLEAGIEAGAERYRRLVARVRGQDSSPDATEELEWLARALRAADQA, encoded by the coding sequence ATGGAAGACGAACGCCCCGACATGCTCACCATTGGCCGGCTCGCGCACCGCACCGGGCTTCCGGTGCGTACCCTGCGCTTCTGGTCGGACGAGGGGGCGGTGCCACCTGTGGGCCGCTCCGCGGGCGGCTACAGGTTGTACGACGCCGCGTCCGTGGCCCGTGTCGAGCTGGTCCGCACCCTGCGGGAGCTGGGGCTCGGGCTGGACGACGTGTGCCGCGTCCTGAGCGGCGGCATCACGGTCGCCGAGGTCGCCGACGCGCATGTGGCCGCGCTCGACGCGCAGATCCGCTCCCTCAAGGTGAGCCGGGCCGTCCTGTCCACCGTGGCGAAACGTGGTTCGACCGCTGAGGAGACAGCACTGATGAACCGGTTGGCGCGGCTTTCCGCCGCCGAGCGCAAGCAGATCATCGACGAGTTCAAGGAGGAGGTGTTCGGCGGCCTCGACGACCCGGGTCTGCGGGATCGTATCGGCACCTACAGCATCGAACTGCCCGACGATCCCACACCTGAGCAGGTCGACGCGTGGATCGAACTCGCCGAATTGGTGCGGGACCCCGGTTTCCGCGACCGGTTGCGCACATGGATGGAGTTCAACACGCCCGTACCGGGGCAGGGCCGTCCCCCGGGGGCGTCCATCTGGTGGGCCAGGCAGATCGTGCGGACCGTCGCGGAGGTCAGGAAGGGCGGGGTCGCTCCCGAGGAGCCGGCAGCGGCCGAGTTGCTGTCCGAGCTGTTCGGTGACGCCGATCGGGCCGCCGTGCTGCGCAGCCTGGAGGCCGGGATCGAGGCTGGAGCGGAGCGCTACCGCAGGCTCGTCGCCCGTGTACGCGGGCAGGATTCGTCGCCCGACGCGACCGAGGAGCTGGAGTGGCTGGCGCGGGCCCTGCGCGCCGCGGATCAGGCCTGA
- a CDS encoding class I SAM-dependent methyltransferase, which translates to MPAAYEQYLVPVLFQPFATDLAARVAALHPRRILELAAGTGALTSHLLATAPSGEVTATDLNEAMIALGSARAPGAVWQQADAQRLPFPDGGFDLVVCQFGVMFFPDRVAAFTEARRVLAPGGRFLFNTWGPLSTHAFGSAVQAGLERAFPADPPRFLPTVPHGYCDPAVVAADLAAAGFAVEEEQELTLEGRAASAADLATGFLTGTPVRAAVEERGDGPAVLATVVGEMTARLGTGPVSAPMTAYVFRAVASALDAPVSRRT; encoded by the coding sequence ATGCCGGCGGCCTATGAGCAGTACCTGGTGCCGGTGCTCTTCCAGCCCTTCGCCACGGACCTGGCCGCCCGAGTAGCGGCACTCCACCCTCGGAGGATCCTCGAACTGGCCGCGGGCACCGGTGCTTTGACGTCACATCTCCTCGCGACAGCGCCGTCGGGCGAGGTGACGGCCACCGACCTGAACGAGGCCATGATCGCCCTCGGTTCGGCCCGGGCCCCGGGCGCGGTGTGGCAACAGGCCGACGCGCAGCGGCTGCCGTTCCCGGACGGAGGCTTCGACCTGGTGGTCTGCCAATTCGGCGTGATGTTCTTCCCCGACAGGGTCGCGGCCTTCACCGAGGCTCGTCGGGTGCTGGCCCCGGGCGGCCGGTTCCTGTTCAACACCTGGGGCCCGCTCAGCACACACGCCTTCGGCTCCGCGGTGCAGGCCGGGCTGGAGCGGGCCTTTCCGGCCGACCCACCGCGGTTCCTCCCAACGGTCCCGCACGGCTACTGCGACCCCGCCGTCGTGGCCGCTGACCTCGCGGCCGCCGGGTTCGCCGTCGAGGAGGAGCAGGAACTGACGTTGGAGGGCCGGGCCGCGTCGGCCGCGGACCTTGCCACCGGGTTCCTCACCGGGACGCCGGTGCGCGCGGCCGTCGAGGAGCGCGGAGACGGGCCGGCCGTCCTGGCCACCGTCGTCGGAGAGATGACGGCCCGTCTGGGCACAGGGCCGGTTTCCGCCCCGATGACGGCGTACGTCTTCCGCGCCGTGGCCTCGGCACTCGATGCGCCCGTGTCGAGGAGGACATGA
- a CDS encoding winged helix-turn-helix transcriptional regulator: MRLLIRMTSEPHRRNGRCGRSGIAGPHRFAQLHARVGGISQKMLSQNLKALARAGLVARHVAPTTPPQVTYSLTELGVSLAGPLTDLIRWFGEHGDELVAAQKHYDSQ; the protein is encoded by the coding sequence ATGCGCCTCCTCATCCGGATGACTTCGGAGCCCCACCGACGAAACGGCCGTTGCGGCCGGTCGGGCATCGCAGGCCCGCACCGGTTCGCCCAACTGCATGCACGAGTCGGTGGCATCAGCCAGAAGATGCTGTCGCAGAACCTCAAAGCACTGGCTCGGGCCGGGCTCGTCGCCCGCCATGTCGCGCCCACCACCCCGCCCCAGGTCACCTACAGTCTGACGGAACTCGGTGTCAGTCTGGCGGGACCGCTGACCGATCTCATCCGATGGTTCGGCGAACACGGAGACGAGCTCGTCGCCGCTCAGAAGCACTACGACAGCCAGTAG